The Trueperaceae bacterium DNA window CCGCGGGCGCGTCCGGCCTGCCGGAGGCCGTCGGGAGGGAGACGTGAGCAGCGTCAGGGAGGCTTGGCTCGTGGCGGCCGTGCGCACGCCGATAGGCCGCCACGGCGGCGCGCTGGCGGACGTGAGGCCAGACGACCTCGCGGCCCTCGTCCTCGACGAGGTGGCGAACCGCGCCGGCGTGCCCAAGGGCGACGTGGCCGACGTGGTCCTCGGCTGCGCCAACCAGGCCGGCGAGGACAACAGGAACGTCGCGCGCATGAGCGCGCTGCTGGCCGGCTACCCGGTCGCGGTGCCCGGCGTGACCGTGAACAGGCTGTGCGGCTCTGGGCTCGAGGCCGTGGCGCAGGCGGCGCGCGCCGTGATGCTCGGCGACGGCGAGCTCTACGCGGCCGGCGGCGTCGAGTCGATGAGCCGCGCGCCCTGGGCGGTGCCGAAGCCGGGGCGCGGCTACCCCACGGGCTCCGTGACCGCCTACGACACGTCCATAGGGTGGCGCTTCGTGAACCCGCGCATGCAGGAGGAGTACGGCACCGAGTCGATGGGCGAGACGGCGGAGAACCTCGCCGAGGAGTACGGCATCTCGCGCGACGAGCAGGACGCCTTCGCCCTGGCCAGCCACCGCAAGGCCACCGCCGCCATCGCCGCTGGTCGCTTCGCCGACGAGCTGGTGCCGGTCGGCGTGCCGACGCGGAAGGGCGTGACGCTCGTCGACACCGACGAGGGACCCCGCACCGACACCAGCATGGACGCCCTGGCGCGTCTGCGGCCGGCGTTCCGGCAGGGCGGCACCGTCACGGCCGGGAACTCGAGCTCGCTGAACGACGGCGCGGCCGCGCTGCTCGTGGCCTCGCGCGACTACGCCGAGGCCCACGGCCTCAAGCCCCTGGCGCGCGTCGTGGCCACGGCCGTCGCCGGCGTCCCGCCGCGGATCATGGGCATAGGGCCGGTGCCGGCGACGCGCCGGGCGCTCGAGCGGGCCGGCATGACGCTCGAAGACGTCGGGCTCATCGAGCTGAACGAGGCGTTCGCGGCCCAGTCGCTGGCGGTGCTGAGGGAGCTGGGGCTCGACTCCGAGGACGCGCGCCTCAACCCCAACGGCGGCGCGATCGCGCTGGGGCACCCCCTGGGCTGCTCCGGCGCGCGCATACTCACGACGCTGCTCCACGAGATGGTGAAGACCGACGTCGAGGTGGGCCTGGCGACGATGTGCATAGGCGTCGGCCAGGGCATCGCGATGGTCGTGGAGCGCGCGTAGGTCGGGCGGGACCGACACGGGAGGCGACCGCGAGCGCCCGGCACGGGAGGGCAGATGGGAGCAGTAGGCACGGGAGTACGGATGTTCGACCCGCAGATCGAGACGATGCCGCAGGAGAGGCTCAGGGAGCTGCAGGGCGAGCGGCTGAGGCGGCTCGTGCGGTACGTGCACGAGCGCGTGCCGTTCTACCGCCAGAGGCTCGCCGAGGCGGGCGTGGACCCCGACTCCGTGAGGTCCATAGACGACGTCGGGCGCCTGCCCATCACGCGCAAGAAGGACCTCCACGACAACTACCCGATGGGCCTCTTCGCCGTGCCGCCCTCCGAGCTGGCCCGCGTGCACGCCTCCTCCGGCACCACGGGCAAGCCCACCGTGGTCGGCTACACGAAGAACGACCTAGCGCTCTTCGCCGAGGTGAACGCCCGCTGCCTCGCCGCAGCCGGCGGCAGGCCGGGCATGGTGTTCCACAACGCCTACGGCTACGGGCTCTTCACCGGGGGCCTGGGCCTCCACGGCGGCGGGGAGCGGCTGGGGATGTGCGTCGTGCCCGTCTCCGGCGGCATGACCGACCGCCAGGTGACTCTGATCATGGACCTGAGACCGGAGATGATCGCCTGCACGCCGAGCTACGCGCAGACGCTCGCCGAGGCGTTCGCGGCGCGCGGCGTCTCGCCGGAGGAGATCCCGCTGAAGTACGGCATCCTGGGCGCCGAGCCGTGGACGGAGGCGATCAGGCAGGACGTGCAGAGGGGCCTCGGCATCCAGGCCACGAACATCTACGGCCTCTCAGAGGTCATCGGCCCCGGCGTGGCGAACGAGGCGGTCGGCGAGGGCGAGGGCTCATACGTCTGGGAGGACCACTTCTACCCGGAGATCCTCGACCCGGACACCGGCGAGCCCGTCCCCGACGGCCAGGACGGCGTCCTCGTGATCACCACGCTGACGAAGGAGGCGCTGCCGCTGCTGCGGTTCTGGACCGGCGACATCACGAGCCTCACCCGCGAGGTGGGGCCGAGCGGGCGGACCCACGCGCGCATCGGCATGATCCGCGGGCGCACCGACGACATGATCATCGTGCGCGGCGTGAACGTCTACCCGACCCAGATCGAGGCCGTGCTCGAGCACGTGCCCCACGCCTCGCCGCACTACCAGCTCGTCGTGCGCCGCGAGCGGACCCTCGACGAGGTCGAGCTGCGGCTCGAGCTCGACCAGGAGACCTACGCCCGCCTCGGCGTCGCGCCGCGCGACGACGGCGCCCTCAACGTCGAGGACCCCGTCGAGCGCCTCGCGCACGAGGTGGAGCACCGCATCAGGGACAGCGTCGGCATCGGCATCAAGGTCACGCTGCTGGCCCCGGGCACCGCGCCGCGCTCGGCCGGGGGCAAGCTGCGGCGGATCGTCGACGAGAGGAAGCTGTGAGGGAGATCCCGACGGGGTACGTGGCCGCGCACGAGCTGGTCGTGACGCCCGCGATGACCGTGGACTTCGAGCAGGAGGACCCCGGGCTCGGGGCCCTCCACCCCGTGTACGCCACGTACTGGATGGCGAAGCACATGGAGCTCGCCAGCCGCAAGGTCATCCTGCCGTTCCTCGAGGAGGGCGAGGAGGGCATCGGCTTCCGCGTCGAGGTCACGCACCTCGCCTCCGCCCTGCCCGGCATGCGCGTGCGCGTGGAGGCCCGCTTCCGCGAGATGGTCAAGAACCGCGTCCACGCCGACTGCGTGGCCAGGAACGAGCTGGGCGACGTGATCGGCGAGGGCGCGACGGTGCAGGTGATCCTGCCGCGGGAGAGGCTCGAGGCCAACTTCGCGCGCCTGCGCGAGCGGGCGCGCGTGCACGCCGGAGGAAGCGCGACGTGATCAAGCTCATCGCCATCTACGACAAGCCCGACGACGAGGCGGCGTTCTGGGACCACTACGAGAAGGTGCACGCGCCGCTCACGCGCGAGCTGCCCGGCCTCCAGGGGCTGGAGCTGCTGCGGGTCACCGCCGACGCCTTCGGCGGCGAGCCGCCCCACTACCTTGTCGCCACGATGTCCTTCGCCGACAGGGACGCCTTCAAGGCCGCGATGCGCTCGGAGGAGAACAAGCGCCTGGCCGCGGACCTCATGAGCTTCGCCAAGGGCAAGGTGAGGGTGCTGGTCAGCGAGGTGAAGGAGGTCTAGCGCGTACGCGGCGAGGCTCCGAGGTCCCGTCGACGGCGCCTCGCGGCGGCACCGGCCGGGCGCGCCTCGTCTCCGGCGTGTGCTAGGCGTCCTATCTGCGCCGGCGACCTGACGGATATCCTCTGGCCTGGCAGGGAGGTCGCGTGGCCACCGTACATCTCCTGGGCACGGGCGCTGCCCTGTCCGACCCCGAGCGCACCACGACCATGCTGGCGGTCGAGGGCGGCTCGTCGCTCCACCTCGTCGACTGCGGCGGCGACGCCGCCCAGCGCCTGCTCGCCTCGGGCATCGAGCTGCCCACCGTCTCCGACCTCATCGTCACGCACGAGCACGCCGACCACGTCTCCGGGTTCCCCCTGCTCATGGAGCGCCTGTGGCTCGCCGGCATCGGCGCCAGCTTCGCCGTGCGCGGCATCAGGCCGGCGCTCGACCAGGCGCGAAAGATCCACGACGCCTTCGACATCGGCTCCTGGCCGAACTACCCGCGGCTCGACTACCGCGAGTTCGCGCTCGAGGACGGCGCCCTCGTCCTCGAGGACGACGACTTCGTCGTGCGCGCCGCGCCGGGCAGGCACTCGGTGCCCGTGGTGGGCCTGCGCTTCGACTCGAAGCGGACCGGCCGCTCCGTGGCCTACTCGTGCGACACCGAGTACTCGCCGTCGATCGTCAGGCTGGCCGAGGGAGCGGACCTGCTCCTCCACGAGGCGACGGGCGAGGGTCCCGGCCACTCCACGTCGGCCTCCGCCGGCCGGGTGGCGAAGGAGGCCGGCGTGGGCAGGCTCGTGCTGGTGCACCTCCCCCCGCTCAACGGCAGGGCCGCCGAGTGGCTGGAAGCCGCGCGCGCGTCGTTCCCCGACACCGTCATGGGCAGCGACGGGGACAGGATCGAGTTCTGACCCCCGGGGGGAGCTAGGCCCGGAAGCGGACGAGCGCCCGGGGACCTACCGGCCGACCGGGCATCCACCGTTCGGCGGCGTCGGCGCGACCGACCGGTCGACGCGCGCGGGGCCCCGCCCCTGCGAACCTCGTGGTCATGACGATGATCACGGTCCAGGGACTCACCAAGAGGTACGGCGACAGGACCGTCGTCGACGACGTCAGCTTCGCGGTCGAGGAGGGCGAGACCTTCGGGCTCCTCGGGCCGAACGGCGCCGGCAAGACGACGATCGTCGAGACGGTGGCGGGCCTGCGGCGTCCTGACGCGGGCACCGTGCGGGTGGCGGGCCTCGACCCCGTGGCCGACGCCGACGCGGTGAAGGAGGTCCTCGGCGTACAGCTCCAGGAGAGCCGGTTCCCCGACCGCCTCCGCGTGGCC harbors:
- a CDS encoding EthD family reductase, which codes for MIKLIAIYDKPDDEAAFWDHYEKVHAPLTRELPGLQGLELLRVTADAFGGEPPHYLVATMSFADRDAFKAAMRSEENKRLAADLMSFAKGKVRVLVSEVKEV
- a CDS encoding acetyl-CoA C-acyltransferase, whose amino-acid sequence is MSSVREAWLVAAVRTPIGRHGGALADVRPDDLAALVLDEVANRAGVPKGDVADVVLGCANQAGEDNRNVARMSALLAGYPVAVPGVTVNRLCGSGLEAVAQAARAVMLGDGELYAAGGVESMSRAPWAVPKPGRGYPTGSVTAYDTSIGWRFVNPRMQEEYGTESMGETAENLAEEYGISRDEQDAFALASHRKATAAIAAGRFADELVPVGVPTRKGVTLVDTDEGPRTDTSMDALARLRPAFRQGGTVTAGNSSSLNDGAAALLVASRDYAEAHGLKPLARVVATAVAGVPPRIMGIGPVPATRRALERAGMTLEDVGLIELNEAFAAQSLAVLRELGLDSEDARLNPNGGAIALGHPLGCSGARILTTLLHEMVKTDVEVGLATMCIGVGQGIAMVVERA
- a CDS encoding phenylacetate--CoA ligase — encoded protein: MFDPQIETMPQERLRELQGERLRRLVRYVHERVPFYRQRLAEAGVDPDSVRSIDDVGRLPITRKKDLHDNYPMGLFAVPPSELARVHASSGTTGKPTVVGYTKNDLALFAEVNARCLAAAGGRPGMVFHNAYGYGLFTGGLGLHGGGERLGMCVVPVSGGMTDRQVTLIMDLRPEMIACTPSYAQTLAEAFAARGVSPEEIPLKYGILGAEPWTEAIRQDVQRGLGIQATNIYGLSEVIGPGVANEAVGEGEGSYVWEDHFYPEILDPDTGEPVPDGQDGVLVITTLTKEALPLLRFWTGDITSLTREVGPSGRTHARIGMIRGRTDDMIIVRGVNVYPTQIEAVLEHVPHASPHYQLVVRRERTLDEVELRLELDQETYARLGVAPRDDGALNVEDPVERLAHEVEHRIRDSVGIGIKVTLLAPGTAPRSAGGKLRRIVDERKL
- a CDS encoding thioesterase family protein, whose product is MREIPTGYVAAHELVVTPAMTVDFEQEDPGLGALHPVYATYWMAKHMELASRKVILPFLEEGEEGIGFRVEVTHLASALPGMRVRVEARFREMVKNRVHADCVARNELGDVIGEGATVQVILPRERLEANFARLRERARVHAGGSAT
- a CDS encoding MBL fold metallo-hydrolase, with the protein product MATVHLLGTGAALSDPERTTTMLAVEGGSSLHLVDCGGDAAQRLLASGIELPTVSDLIVTHEHADHVSGFPLLMERLWLAGIGASFAVRGIRPALDQARKIHDAFDIGSWPNYPRLDYREFALEDGALVLEDDDFVVRAAPGRHSVPVVGLRFDSKRTGRSVAYSCDTEYSPSIVRLAEGADLLLHEATGEGPGHSTSASAGRVAKEAGVGRLVLVHLPPLNGRAAEWLEAARASFPDTVMGSDGDRIEF